In Hemicordylus capensis ecotype Gifberg chromosome 17, rHemCap1.1.pri, whole genome shotgun sequence, the DNA window CCTTGGAGGAGCGGAGGAGACAGAAGATGGTTGCCAAAGCGGCCAGGAGGATGGCGACAAAGAGGAGGACGAGGCCCACCCACGGGCCGTACTCGATGGCCTGCCGGGAGCTGCTCTGCTCGGCCGGGATCATGTTGGTGAGGTTCAGCATGTAGCCCAAGGCCCAGCCGATGGACGTGTCCCCAGCCTGCTCCagcaagaaaagaggaaaagagacagCATCTCAGGCGGGGGCGCGCAAGGAACGGTCTCCAGGTGCACCCCTCAAAACCCCACCCAGCTGCTTCTTGAGCTAGGCAAGTAGACCTGGAGCCCGCAGCCCgggctggccggctggctgcGGAAAGCACTCGCTTCCGTCTGTAACTGGCTCCAtttcaagtttctagtcctcgaTTTTAGAAATCACGCCTTTGCCTGTCACTGCTCACTCGCCTCCTCCTACCCTCAGCTGCTGAGCCCAGCCCCTCCCATCCCACATCTCcatggtctggtggtagccagcatgactggtccccttagctaagcagggtctgccctggttgcatatgaatgggagactagaagtgtgagcactggaagagattcccctcaggggatggagctgctctgggaagagcctctaggttccaagttccctccctggcagcatctccaagagagggctgagagagattcctgcctgcaaccttggagaagccgctgccagtctgtgaagacaatactgagctggacggaccaatggtctgactcagtatatggcagcttcctatgttcctaagcccgtCCCCTTCAAAGCAGCAGGGAAGACCCCGCCCTATCCTGTCTGGAGCAACCCTGGCTGCCTGCCCCCGCCCCTTCCCCACAACCTCATTCTCTGCTCCAGCATCGCTCTCTCTTCCAGTTCCGACTCCTCCATCCAGTCCAGATGCCAGCAGGCAACCCGGGTGGGGGGGGTTGCAGTGCCCCTGCCGTTTCAATGCCCTGTGCAGCCCCCAGCCCGTGGCCAGTCCAAAACCAGCACGGCAATGGTCTCAGTGCAAGGAGGGGCTGGTTACCTTCTTCTGGAAGGCGATGTTGGGGAAAGTGCTGGAGTCAAACTGGTagcctcggaggaggaggaggtagatgAAGGTGGCAGTGGAGCAGTAATCCGGGAGCCTCTTCTCCAGCTCCGGCGCCCGCTTCAGCAGCTGAGTTTGCAGAAGGAAACAGGAAagtgcaggcagcagagagagcGGGAAGGAGGGGTGTGAATGCCCGTTCAGTGCAAAGCATGGTCCCCCCAACATCAAACTAAAATGCAACTCTTCTGAGATTTCATTTCTGACATTCACTGCAGCGTTTTGCAGCCTGACGAAATCCAGTTCCCGCCCCCGCCGCGTCAGGGGGGACGGCCACGAGGGGGGAGCAGAACCCACCTCGGCCATCGTCATGTTGCAGACGTCCAGCACGGCAGCCTCCAGATCGCCCGGCGTCGCCACGCGCCTCTTCATCACAGCCTGGATGAAATCCACGGTGTAGTAAaaggcagagaaggcctgttaaaggggaggaagaggaaggtgaAAATGGATGCACAGGAGTTCCTGTTGGATCGGAGACTGGGGTATactgccactgaacatggaggttcagcTTGGTCACCGAGGCTAAAAAACGTTGGCAGGTCTCTCTGTGAATTTGCAAAATGCTCTCCGAAAGCCATCTAACTGGCCActaccacaccttgtggcagtcTGCTATCAACCGATCTATTGGGGTGATCCTGATAGGAGagaggcagtgttcttcattgcaaggcccggggggtggggggaggcagtggcagcccccCTGAATCCTGAGCACAGTTCCCTGGCTGATTGCTCCCTGGGCCTGAGTTGTGGCTTCAGCCAAAGCCGAATGCTCTGCAACATCTCCCCaccctgtcacattcaagctggCTTCGTGCCACTACGTCTAGACTATGCCTTCCACGTTCTCCTCTCTTATTTTGGTCACGGTTTGGGAGGCATCTATAGGCAAAGGGCCAGGATGGTTTATTGTGGGCGCAGACGGGTTTTCCAAAAAGTCATCTGAATGTTGGCCACGAGGGGGCAGTCGTCTCCCTAAACCCGGCTTACGAGACAGATTtgttttcccctcctctgcaAGATCCTCTATCCGGCTCTCTCCAAATTCTACAGCTCAGAAACCGGAGGTGCATTTTCGCAGGGATCCCAACTGCAGCTTAGGGAGCGTGCAGAATTTTTCCAGCCCTGCCAGAACTACAAAACTCTCTGTCTGTCAGTCTGGGGTCCCTGAAAGCGTGGGGTCCTGGGCGGCCACTCCCCTCACACCCCCATTCAGACAACCCCAGCTATAAATCACGCCTTCTGACTGGGAAACTGGTTATTTGGGGGCAATGCACTCTTGCCATGCCCAGAGACACCCTCTTCCATGAGGACTCTACACGTTCCAGTGCGCTGATTCTGGGAAAGCACACAGGTTCGAGGAGTACCTGTGGCCCGCAGTGTTAAGCCGCTAATTCGGGTTACTCACTATGAAGTTCCCCGTGACGCTGGGCTGGAAGACGCGGTCGAAGGAGCAACGCGTGTAAGGGCAGGCCGAGAACTGGAAAAGGCTTTCCATGTGTTGGCGGCACGCAGCTGCATCTCCAGAGCCGTCCATGAGGATGGAAACTTGCGGGAAGTAATTGATTGGCTTTTCCTGGACGGTGCATGGGGAATCGTACACGGCTTCAAAGGTGAAATTATTCTTGTAGCCTCTGGGCCAACAGGGATTGCTCACCTTCGGGGTGTACCCTGTAGCCTTCCAAGAGTGGGAATAAAAAAGCCAGATGAGCATAAACGAGgcctctggaacataggaagctgctatatactgagtcagaccattggtctgtctagctcagtcttgtcttcacaaactggcagcggcttctccaagggtgcaggcaggaatctctcccagccctgtcttggagatgctgccggggagggcacttggagcctagatgctcttcccagaaccgctccatcccctcaggggaatctcttccagtgctcagacatcaagtctccctttcatatgcaaccagggcaaaccttgctaagctaaggggacaagtcatgcttgctgccaccagaccagctctcctcctctggttTAATTTctttatttgtatgccaccctgtGCTAGTTATTAAAACCATGATTAAAATACTGTTGAAACTCCACAACACTACAGGCTATAGATGTTCCCCCAAAGGCACGCCTAAATAAAACTGCCTGCAGTTGCCTATGGAAGGCCAAGAGGGAGAGGAACGAACCGACCTTTCTATAGAGGGAATTCTAGAATTTCACCGTttgggggcaaccacagagaaggccccgtcttGTGCACACAACAACCAGGCTTACAGAGCTGTTGGCACCTTTGAGCagaaccctccctccccccgaaAGATCTTGTCAGTCAGGTAGAATTATTTGGGAGAATTTTTTGGGACCAATTCAAAGTGCCGGCTGTTGCCTTAAAAGCCCCGAATGGCTTGGGGCCAAGATATCTTAAGGGTTCATATATCTGgttcccaagccattcagggctttaaagttaacAGCCGGCATCTTGAATGGGCCCCGGAAACCATTCGGCTTGCTCCTTCGGTAGACACGTAAACAGAGGccactgcctgtggcttcctaaGGTCCCCCATCCAGACAATGACCAGacttagacctgcttagcttcagccagGTGGCTTCATCGAGTGCCCTCGGACCATGCCCGCGGGCCAAGACCCGCCCAGACCAGCAGCTAGGGCCCCCTTACCTTCAGCACCTTGGACAGAAGCCTCTTGAGGATTTGGTCCCTGCCGTAGCAGAGAAAGCTGTGGGTGTACACCCTGTACGTCTGTCCGTACAGCCGGAGCGTCACCTCGTTGGCCGGCTGGCTCTCGATGGCCTCCGACGTCTCGAAGGTGATTTGGGTGGAGGCTCCGCCAAGGTCCATGGCCCCCAGGGTACCCTTCTTGGGGTGGATCCACTCCCCGACCCAGCCGTACTGGCGGGAGAGAAAAGCAGAGGCGAGCCACCGGAGAGGTCAGAGGCGGCCAGCAGAGGCCCTCTCCAAGAGGCAGAATTGTTTAAGATGCAGAACTGGGGGGAGAGAGGCTGTAAGATGCGGTCAGCTTGCCAGAGCAGCTGCGCCTCCGAAAGAGGTTGCCGTCCCATTCTTGCTAACGTGTTCTTCTCTATGCAGGGCAAAGGTtaggaatctaggaagctgccttccaccgagtcagagccttggcccatctagctcagtactgttgtctacacagactgggcagcagcttctccaaggctgcaggcaggcaagagtctctctctcagcccgacctTGGAGATGAAATTGAAGGtcggggaatttaggaccgacaaaaaaggaagtaatttttcacaccgtgcataattcatctatggaattctctgccacgggatgtggtgagggccactagcttagatggctttaagaggggcttggacaaattcatggaggacgggtctatgcatggctactagtctggtggctgtgggccacctccagcctcagaggcaagacacctctcaatcccagttgcaggggggaaacagctggagaaagggcatgctccaaacctctggcctgtgggcttctccggggcatctggtgggcaactgtggggaacaggatgctggactagctagacctggggcctgatccagcagggctaacccgggagggaatttggaaccttctgctcttcccagagcagccccatcccctcagggaacCCCTGTGCGAGGGGACGCTGCTTCAGGCCATCCCCCTTCTCTTGCAGAGGTAGGCTTCTTCTGGGTAGGGAGGCTCCATTCCTAGGGAACTGAAGCAAAAAACTGCTTCTGCAGCCACTTCCCTGCCAGAAATCCCCGCCGATTTCTCTGGAAACAGCAGCGTCTTCATTTCAACACCCTCTTCCTTGAGCTCCAGGCGCCAATCCAGTCCATGGCCGAGCGCCAAGGGCTTTGATAAACTGGTGCCTGCACCCTGGAAGGGAAGCCGCTTCCCCACTCCTCCGGGCACCAAAGAGAGGCCAAGCCGCCACATGGAATTTGGAGAGGCTGGCACCAGCCGGGAGCAGCGAGGGGGAAAGGCGGGCTCCGTCTCCTCGCCGCGTCGCCCCACCCAGCGGGCACCCCAGCAGCCAGGATCAGCAGGAATGCCCCTTTGTGGCGAACCACGGCGGAGGCAGAAGGATAGTTCAAAGCTTCTTTCAAAAATCAGGGAGCAGCCGGTTGAACAGCAGAGGGCAGCTCAGGCCGAAGGGTTTGGAGAGCAAGGCCTGGAGAAGGCAGTTCCTCGGGGTTCAGCCCCAGTCCAGGGCCCTGTGTGGACACGCCATGtgcaagcaagcaaacacacaTTGCCACAGCTATGTGGTAGGAATGAGGCCAGGTTTAAGGGGTTCGTTGGATCCGTTTAGTATAGAAAAGGGTTAGACGGCATTGGGGTGGATTGTATTATTCACAACCTCACTCTTAATAGTAGCTTCAAATGCAGCACATTTTATGCTTCTTAGAATGTCATCGTTTGCTCGTGCTTATATCTGGATGTATCTTTAGCTTTACATTTAGCATTCTATATGCGCTTCAGGTCTTTGAGTAAACCTTTACGCTTTAAAGAAGTGTGGTCATCAGGTTTGGGGTCTGATCATACGAAAAGCCTATTGAGACAATAAAAGAACCGATCTTTCACGCCTCTCCCACAACTTCACACATTCCCACAGAAATTGATCTAACACAGTATagtctttgaacctgtctgccacTCAgaggtgtcatctggaaagcccCGCCAGTGTGGAGGCAACACTTACATGGTTTAATGTAATAAAAATTGTTTGCAAGCTTCAGAGTCTCCATTCTAAGGTTTACAGCCCCACTGCTAGTCCCTCTGTGATGTCAGAGCAGCTAAGCCAATGACATCCAGAGAGGCTGATCAGGCAGAAGAGAAGACTGCAAAAATGAAGATTCTTTCTATGGGTGAACGAAAATATAAATAACCCACAGCACGGGGCCTTTAACTCTTTGATTCAGATACAGGACATCCTCTATAATCTGTACTGGGCAGTGAAGACATTCCGGTGCTTGGATCCACTAATTAAAAGTGTActttgtaagctctttggggcacaGGCTGTGCCGTCTCTGTATTCCATTCAGCACCTGATACTCTCTTTTCCACCCAAACTCACATCTAAGAACCAGCAGGGAAAGACGGAAGAACTGCTCTACCTTAACGAAGTTCTCCAGGAGATAGTTTGCGGTAACCCAGCCGAACACGCCCTCGTCTTCTCCAGAGAGGATCCTTGCTCCTCGGACATCAAAGGGGTATTCATGCAGAGTAGAGGTTACTGCTTCAAGGACTCTGTCTGAAGTTTTGGGGTCAGTGAGGCTGTAGGAAATAGAAGACAGGAAATCTTGGCTGGGGCCAGTTTACAGGGGGCTATGCATCATGAGATGGCTCTCAGCATTTGGGACTTCTGAACTGAGAAGGCGGTGAAGAGAGGATAGGatagagatttatttttaaaagataaaaagtGGAGAAAGATACTTTTTCCTCCCCTTACACTGAACTGAGGGGTCATTCAGTGAAGCTGCTTGGCAAGAGATTCAGAGCAGACAAATGGACTTCTTTACAATATGCATAACCAacttatggaactcactgcctcatgatgtagtgatggccacagGCTGAGCTGGCTTTAAAAGAGGGcaagacacattcatggagaagGACCAGTCTATCAACAGCTCTTAGGCTGTGACTGCAATGGAGCCTCCGTATACAGGAGCAGTATGCCTACTAGTAACAGTTGCTGGGGACAAATAATAAAGGGAAGGCTGCTTGTGGGCTTGTCAGAGCTCTTAACTTGGCTAGCAGTTTTGAATATTGGATCCCTTTATTGGGTTACTGATTGCAAGAGGAAAATCCAGCAGTTTGGGATGCCGGGATCTGCTGTGTGTTTGCAGAGATGAAGAGGCGCAAGCTAGTTCTGGAACCTCACTTGAGCAGCCGCATGCCAGCTGTGGCACCGAGGTAGAGCGGAGTGGCCACATGCCTTTCCTTGGGGACGTCGTGCAGTGCCTGGTCAAGACACGCCTTCAAGCTCCTGCCCGCACCTGGGGGGTCTGCAGCATAGCTGGAGATCCCACCCCCTGAAAATGcaatgtgagagagagagagaagggaaatgtCATTCATGAGTCGGTAGGTTCCAAAGGATGAGGGTGGTGGCCCTGAAATGGGATGCATTAGGACTAAAatagctgccttctgctgagtcagaacctcgctcagtactgtctgctctgactggcagcggctctctgaggttccaggcaggcgtctctcccagccctacctggggatgctgccagggagtaaacctgagaccttctgcatgcaaagcagatgctcttccattgagctaacACCCCTAGCCGTTGCAGGATATGGGAAACCCTGGAACACGGAGCGCTTTCGCACATCCTCGTTTGCCCCTTGAGGGCTGCAGTATCTGGTAGCAACTGGCATGTGTGAATTCACCCCTGCAGATATGGAATTTCCTGCTCGCCTGACACAAAAGCTGTTCTACCCCGCCAAATGATTGTGTGCACATCTTTGCCCACCCAGCAGACGGTTCCCACGGATGTCTGAATCCGGCTGCTGGTCGCAGTCTCCAGGATCAAAGCGTCGGGATGGGATGGCCGGGACTCAGTGGCATTCAAGAGACACGACGTCCTGGTGAAGCCTCTTTTAGATCTCAGAGCCAACTGCTGGTTTGGGCTGGGCGCCGCATCCACCTGTTGGCACCTGGCTGGTGGAGCTTCCTCACATTTCAGCCTGTGTTCTGAAAAAAACACACAGCTGGGGCTTTTGTGCCTGGTGGCCAGCCTCTGCCAGGCCCGCAGGGGAGGGCACAccggttgtttttttaagtgggcACCAGAGATTCCAAACTGGGCGGGCAAAGCCGACCCTTTGTCTGTGGCTCCATGGGAAAAGCAAAgaggacaaaagaaagaacaGGGCACTGGCAAACTGCATTGTTCTGCAGAAGGCATGCAGGTACCCGTGGCATGCCCTTGCAGGAAGCAACCTGTGCCAGATTGGGGCTTGCCCTCCTTAACTTGGGGCCATCAAAGGGGCCCCTAATTTGCCCCAAGAAGAGGCTACAAGAAGGAACCAAATGGCACATCAGCCAGCCCCTTCAAGGGAGGAATTCACACCATGTGGGCCGAGGCATGCCTGTGTGTCCCCAAAGAACTGCTGGTGTTCTCCACAGAAGAGGTTGCCTACATGTCTCTGAATGAGTTGCTGCCCAAGCCCTGCCTCTTTCCAATCAGCCTCTGCTGCGGCAAGATACTTCTGCTTTGGGCGCCCATTTGAATCAGAGAGAGACTGGGGAATGACCAGCCTTCAGAGGAGGCTGACTGGTGCACCCCTGCTTGAGTTCCTGTGCTCTCATCTCCTTCCTCATACCAACACATAGGGGGTGGATTCCTCTAAGGGCAGGGGATTCTGGACCTTAGACAAGTAGTAAAACCTTTTGGGATACAAGAGTGAACCACGACTTCAATTTCAGCCGAGAAACTGAAAAGTGAGCCTTAATCCGAGATTCATTCTGGGCAGAGAATGTGGGTTTCCTTAGCACAGATAAGGTGCCGACAGATCTGAGGGAACAGTAAATGCTCCAGCAGGCCCCAAGCGGTGGTGacggtgctagggatgtgcacaaatcacgatTCGCAGCACACCTCTAGATGGTGGTGGAT includes these proteins:
- the ENTPD2 gene encoding ectonucleoside triphosphate diphosphohydrolase 2, with protein sequence MGGSGSRSKRAATVAVLSALGLGGVLGLLLLCLPTRELREPPAFKYGIVLDAGSSHTAMFVYKWPADKENDTGIVSQHSMCDVKGGGISSYAADPPGAGRSLKACLDQALHDVPKERHVATPLYLGATAGMRLLNLTDPKTSDRVLEAVTSTLHEYPFDVRGARILSGEDEGVFGWVTANYLLENFVKYGWVGEWIHPKKGTLGAMDLGGASTQITFETSEAIESQPANEVTLRLYGQTYRVYTHSFLCYGRDQILKRLLSKVLKATGYTPKVSNPCWPRGYKNNFTFEAVYDSPCTVQEKPINYFPQVSILMDGSGDAAACRQHMESLFQFSACPYTRCSFDRVFQPSVTGNFIAFSAFYYTVDFIQAVMKRRVATPGDLEAAVLDVCNMTMAELLKRAPELEKRLPDYCSTATFIYLLLLRGYQFDSSTFPNIAFQKKAGDTSIGWALGYMLNLTNMIPAEQSSSRQAIEYGPWVGLVLLFVAILLAALATIFCLLRSSKGHGTM